In the genome of Manis javanica isolate MJ-LG chromosome 17, MJ_LKY, whole genome shotgun sequence, one region contains:
- the ZSCAN4 gene encoding zinc finger and SCAN domain-containing protein 4 gives MALDLRISFQGEPSRSDSQSENPELKPSQGPDILEGEGISDFPSPQLGLLQNSSNSCARQELQRLYKLFHAWLQPEKHSKDQIISCLALEQFMISGHCSDRSMLREKWNSSGRNLEKFMEDLTDDGMKPLGLVHVHMQGQEALFSENMPLREVIVHFMKQLSTGTPRGDDMGTPSWPPQEASLETGPGDEDKENGGNISLKICQVNGSIASQGNETPSLLMIQGEHGPRPEEQAVSLKNPLSSARAGPGTSRAQEWALTGPSSQDVLMEAGPGFLPRPDQASPEPVPNNQGIEGNSTRGGQQEKFHRAPKSYRCEECPRMFRCLSQLKAHQRRHSNERTFICAKCGKGFFQTSDLRQHQRIHAGEKPFVCSTCERSFNHKTNLQAHERIHTGEKPYTCPLCRKSYRQSSTYHRHLRAHQKTAFRGVSSTPEASSATGPM, from the exons ATGGCTTTAGATCTCAGAATTTCATTTCAAGGTGAACCATCCAGGAGTGATTCTCAGTCAGAAAACCCAGAGCTTAAACCCAGCCAAGGACCTGACATCCTGGAAGGAGAAGGGATCTCCGACTTCCCAAGCCCTCAGCTCGGCTTGTTGCAAAACAGCAGTAACTCATGCGCAAGGCAGGAGCTGCAAAGACTCTATAAGTTGTTTCATGCATGGCTACAGCCAGAGAAACACAGCAAGGACCAAATTATTTCTTGTTTGGCCTTGGAACAGTTTATGATCAGTGGCCATTGCAGCGACAGGTCCATGTTGAGAGAGAAATGGAATTCAAGTGGCAGAAATTTGGAGAAATTCATGGAAGATTTGACCGATGATGGTATGAAGCCGCTTGGCTTA GTGCACGTCCATATGCAGGGACAGGAAGCCCTCTTTTCTGAGAATATGCCCTTAAGAGAAGTCATTGTtcatttcatgaaacagttgtcCACAGGAACCCCAAGAGGAGACGACATGGGGACACCCTCCTGGCCTCCCCAGGAGGCTTCCCTGGAAACAGGACCAG GAGATGAAGACAAGGAAAATGGTGGcaacatttctttgaaaatttgtcAAGTAAATGGCAGTATTGCGAGTCAGGGCAACGAAACGCCTTCCCTACTCATGATCCAGGGAGAGCACGGTCCTAGGCCTGAAGAGCAGGCTGTTTCTTTGAAGAATCCACTGAGCTCTGCACGGGCAGGTCCAGGCACCTCCAGGGCCCAGGAATGGGCCCTGACTGGGCCTTCTTCTCAGGATGTCCTGATGGAGGCGGGACCAGGCTTTCTTCCCAGGCCAGACCAGGCCTCCCCTGAGCCTGTTCCTAACAATCAGGGCATCGAGGGAAACTCCACACGTGGGGGACAGCAAGAAAAATTCCACAGGGCCCCCAAATCATACAGATGTGAAGAGTGTCCCAGGATGTTTAGGTGTTTATCTCAGCTAAAAGCCCATCAGAGAAGACACAGTAATGAGAGGACATttatttgtgccaagtgtggcaAAGGCTTCTTCCAGACGTCAGACCTACGCCAGCATCAGAGGATTCATGCCGGAGAGAAGCCTTTCGTGTGCAGCACGTGTGAAAGGTCCTTCAACCACAAAACCAACCTCCAGGCTCACGAGAGAATCCACACGGGAGAGAAGCCCTACACGTGTCCCCTTTGCCGGAAAAGCTACCGCCAGTCATCCACCTACCACCGCCACCTGCGGGCTCACCAGAAAACCGCCTTCAGAGGTGTTTCTTCCACACCAGAAGCCTCCTCGGCTACAGGCCCCATGTGA